One genomic segment of Ferrimonas sp. YFM includes these proteins:
- a CDS encoding YoaH family protein — protein MSELLGLTHEEQQQAVERIQALTAEGLSMAEAIQIVVKELQQERGEKE, from the coding sequence ATGTCCGAACTGTTGGGGTTGACCCATGAAGAGCAGCAGCAGGCAGTGGAGCGAATTCAGGCACTGACGGCCGAAGGGCTGTCTATGGCCGAGGCCATCCAGATTGTGGTGAAAGAGCTGCAGCAGGAGAGAGGAGAGAAAGAGTAA
- a CDS encoding porin produces the protein MDQNGDGDYLRFYGEVGVGGHIDTNPDYNHDEFYDTKGYVDDSFATMGVTGQRKQFTYRLELDYQRRNWLGGDGEFELAIDKMYIGYAFTDQQWIEVGLTDTAFDDYDHFGDFTFNKSVETGEAGDQENTVKYQAEFDHLIFGASYTYEGEHKSGALQGDIVNGYFGWMSDFLSVVVGLEARGGSDGISKYGEQQQVGLGVRLQVMPKLALGFNGFLEDEDLATRKSGDVYLGYETFRNYGLTLTSKYDLADRWEIIASANHEEYEGWDLIGPNFDYSEQPPEYGKDRRWGSIGFNYRPAKDIVLSLEGRFGEAPEAGYAYARMYF, from the coding sequence TTGGATCAAAATGGCGATGGGGACTACCTGCGCTTCTACGGCGAGGTAGGCGTTGGGGGTCACATTGACACCAATCCAGACTACAACCACGACGAATTTTACGACACCAAAGGCTACGTCGATGACAGCTTCGCCACCATGGGCGTAACAGGTCAGCGTAAGCAATTCACCTACCGCCTCGAGCTCGACTACCAGCGCCGCAACTGGCTGGGTGGCGACGGTGAATTCGAACTGGCCATCGACAAGATGTACATCGGCTACGCCTTCACCGACCAGCAATGGATCGAAGTGGGTCTGACCGATACCGCGTTCGACGACTACGACCACTTCGGTGACTTCACCTTCAACAAGTCCGTTGAAACCGGTGAAGCGGGCGACCAGGAAAACACCGTTAAGTACCAGGCTGAGTTTGATCACCTGATCTTCGGCGCTTCCTACACCTACGAAGGCGAGCACAAGAGCGGCGCCCTTCAGGGTGACATCGTTAACGGCTACTTCGGCTGGATGTCCGACTTCCTCTCCGTAGTAGTAGGCCTGGAAGCCCGCGGTGGCTCCGATGGCATCTCCAAGTACGGTGAGCAGCAGCAGGTTGGCCTGGGCGTACGCCTGCAGGTCATGCCCAAGCTGGCTCTGGGCTTCAACGGCTTCCTGGAAGACGAAGACCTGGCGACCCGCAAGAGCGGCGACGTATACCTGGGTTATGAGACCTTCCGCAACTACGGCCTGACCCTGACCTCCAAGTACGACCTCGCCGACAGATGGGAAATCATCGCCTCTGCCAACCACGAGGAGTACGAAGGCTGGGATCTGATTGGCCCGAACTTCGACTACAGCGAGCAACCACCCGAGTACGGCAAAGACCGTCGCTGGGGCAGCATCGGCTTCAACTACCGCCCAGCCAAAGACATCGTTCTGTCTCTGGAAGGTCGTTTCGGTGAAGCGCCTGAAGCTGGCTACGCCTACGCGCGCATGTACTTCTAG
- a CDS encoding ExeM/NucH family extracellular endonuclease, which yields MKKSILSLAIASTISMGAHAAVEDLLITEMTQSADGSVGAVEITNTHATDSFTFTDDVAAYQRSSGKYDNELLNAEAKPLLTGQTLAAGASLVIVNSRSTDEFQNAIAAKGATVVVSTYDSSNKYNNLYLNSDDGFFLKNGDDVIDRVGLKDDNSKWAPNTTLRRKLAADGSAPAQAATYDASLWQNIMPMRLDTLGQPNLPAADAEDIMDIFTCPSDKSELTSIGAIQGTGFVSPYAGEKVAVEGVITAKVSVPETGFYLRDLSSNNDNDPMTSDGIFVKSGAAKDLQVGQTICMGSEVTEFDGQTQLTADTAFSWNVTDTNITPTSVTDIVVLPEDNGSFDKTLERYEGMLVKLTEDLDPNTDGYQDMRISRSFSYNYLPSPHGRNNMVAAYTRPNVQPNHLYVAGSPESKAAAAENDDFRLVIESAEVARNNELSYYAGFNSDPHANYIRIDDSVIGMEGVISQYKTALDNATGEYEQDYSLTVTNQLTSDNFIHNLPRTKSPALGQEVEKDHFAIRVASQNLFNFFNSPFGGDNNNFGQSRGAETYDEFIHQRTKLVEAIRSLDADVLALMEMENNGFGENSAIAEMVNQVNIKYVDERARDYNGPTSTENRYVFVGFDHNGNQILDELDAIGADAIATGIMYRPSKMSIERTRVLPMPQQKAPTIVNDNGEVIKDQYDEILENGQNYHRDALIVTFVVNQTGKRLTLAVNHLKSKGSTCFEDWQGVEFGDATEWNNREAPDLDRQGSCSEFRVAGAVHLGEEMEEVPGDKIILGDLNAYGKEDPLLVLTENPRNKTLVTASHTFVGTKPQFNESGAPATITKTYGYVDIVGKYFEKKDKTPWSFSFNDEVGSLDHILISPSLEDRVIDATDWHINAAESNLYDYKNQYKGTIDGNGAHKFYKDDIYRSSDHDPALITLSYMPGEADPGHALVLPKLRKLAKVPYQVPVAADALKGDVATIKLSPADDEANLDLRQLVEPNVVLTEDGQALVTFEVFGAPSARYNATVALERDGKVVAGSSKTLKIDITSRDSLVADIVEEEGDGSGGSTGFISMLSLFGLAALRRRLRK from the coding sequence ATGAAGAAAAGTATCCTCTCGCTGGCCATTGCCAGCACCATCAGCATGGGCGCACACGCCGCCGTTGAAGATCTGCTGATCACCGAAATGACCCAAAGTGCCGATGGCAGTGTGGGCGCTGTTGAGATCACCAACACCCACGCCACCGACTCTTTTACCTTTACCGATGATGTCGCTGCCTACCAGCGCTCCAGCGGCAAGTATGACAACGAACTGCTGAACGCTGAGGCCAAGCCTCTGCTGACTGGCCAGACTCTGGCCGCTGGTGCCTCTCTGGTAATCGTCAACAGCCGTTCCACCGACGAGTTCCAGAACGCTATTGCTGCCAAAGGCGCCACCGTGGTGGTTTCCACCTACGACAGCAGCAACAAGTACAACAACTTGTACCTGAACAGCGATGATGGCTTCTTCCTGAAAAACGGTGATGACGTTATCGATCGTGTTGGCCTGAAGGACGACAACAGCAAGTGGGCACCTAACACCACTCTGCGCCGTAAGCTGGCCGCCGATGGCAGCGCTCCTGCCCAAGCAGCCACCTATGATGCCTCCCTGTGGCAGAACATCATGCCCATGCGGCTCGACACTCTGGGCCAGCCAAACCTGCCTGCCGCTGATGCCGAAGACATCATGGACATCTTCACCTGTCCGTCTGACAAGAGTGAGCTGACCTCCATCGGCGCCATTCAGGGCACAGGTTTCGTTTCTCCCTATGCTGGCGAAAAGGTTGCTGTAGAGGGTGTTATCACCGCTAAGGTCTCTGTACCTGAAACCGGCTTCTACCTGCGCGACCTCTCCTCCAACAACGATAACGATCCCATGACCTCGGACGGTATCTTCGTTAAGAGCGGCGCAGCGAAAGATCTGCAAGTTGGCCAGACCATCTGTATGGGCAGTGAAGTCACCGAGTTTGATGGCCAGACTCAACTGACTGCCGATACCGCGTTCAGCTGGAACGTAACTGATACCAACATCACCCCAACCAGCGTTACAGACATTGTGGTTCTGCCAGAGGACAACGGTTCCTTCGATAAGACCCTGGAACGCTACGAAGGTATGCTGGTTAAGCTGACCGAAGACCTGGATCCCAACACCGATGGGTACCAGGACATGCGTATTTCGCGCAGCTTCAGCTACAACTACCTGCCCTCTCCTCACGGGCGTAACAACATGGTTGCGGCCTACACCCGTCCTAACGTACAGCCCAATCACCTGTATGTTGCCGGCAGCCCAGAGTCCAAAGCTGCAGCAGCGGAAAACGATGACTTCCGTCTGGTTATCGAAAGTGCCGAGGTGGCCCGCAACAACGAGCTGTCCTACTACGCTGGCTTCAACAGTGACCCTCACGCCAACTACATCCGCATCGATGACAGTGTCATCGGCATGGAGGGTGTGATCAGCCAGTACAAGACCGCTCTGGACAACGCCACCGGCGAGTATGAGCAGGACTACAGCCTGACCGTAACCAACCAGCTGACCAGCGACAACTTCATCCACAATCTGCCCCGTACCAAGAGCCCTGCTCTGGGTCAAGAGGTAGAGAAGGATCACTTCGCTATCCGCGTAGCCAGTCAGAACCTGTTTAACTTCTTCAACTCCCCATTCGGCGGCGACAACAACAACTTCGGTCAGAGCCGCGGTGCCGAGACCTACGATGAGTTTATCCATCAACGTACCAAGCTGGTTGAAGCTATCCGCTCTCTGGATGCCGATGTACTGGCCCTGATGGAGATGGAAAACAACGGCTTTGGCGAAAACAGCGCCATTGCCGAGATGGTCAATCAGGTGAACATCAAGTATGTGGATGAGCGTGCCCGCGACTACAACGGTCCGACCTCCACTGAAAACCGCTACGTGTTCGTAGGCTTTGACCACAACGGCAACCAGATTCTGGACGAACTGGACGCCATCGGTGCCGACGCCATCGCCACCGGTATCATGTACCGCCCCAGCAAGATGAGCATTGAGCGTACCCGCGTACTGCCCATGCCTCAGCAGAAAGCGCCCACCATCGTTAACGACAACGGCGAAGTGATTAAGGACCAGTACGATGAGATTCTGGAAAATGGCCAGAACTACCACCGTGATGCCCTGATCGTCACCTTTGTGGTTAACCAGACCGGTAAGCGCCTGACCCTGGCGGTTAACCACCTCAAGTCCAAGGGCTCTACCTGCTTTGAAGACTGGCAAGGTGTTGAGTTCGGTGACGCCACCGAGTGGAACAACCGTGAAGCACCCGACCTGGATCGTCAGGGCTCCTGCTCCGAATTCCGTGTAGCCGGTGCGGTACACCTGGGTGAAGAGATGGAAGAGGTTCCCGGTGACAAGATCATCCTGGGTGACCTGAACGCCTACGGTAAGGAAGATCCACTGCTGGTTCTGACTGAAAACCCACGCAACAAGACTCTGGTAACTGCCAGCCACACCTTCGTCGGCACCAAGCCTCAGTTCAATGAGAGCGGCGCCCCTGCGACCATCACCAAAACCTATGGTTATGTTGATATTGTTGGCAAGTACTTCGAGAAGAAGGACAAGACTCCCTGGAGCTTCTCCTTTAACGATGAAGTGGGTTCCCTCGACCACATCCTGATCTCCCCCTCTCTGGAAGATCGCGTGATCGATGCGACCGACTGGCACATCAATGCCGCCGAATCCAACCTGTACGACTACAAAAACCAGTACAAGGGAACCATCGACGGTAACGGTGCGCACAAGTTCTACAAAGACGACATCTATCGCTCTTCTGACCACGATCCTGCGCTGATCACTCTGAGCTACATGCCCGGTGAAGCCGACCCAGGTCACGCCCTGGTTCTGCCCAAGCTGAGAAAGCTGGCCAAGGTGCCTTACCAGGTTCCTGTTGCCGCTGACGCTCTGAAAGGCGACGTAGCCACCATCAAGCTGAGCCCTGCCGACGACGAAGCCAACCTGGACCTGCGCCAGCTGGTAGAGCCGAACGTGGTGCTGACTGAAGATGGTCAAGCTCTGGTGACCTTCGAAGTCTTCGGTGCCCCATCCGCTCGCTACAACGCCACCGTAGCTCTGGAGCGCGACGGCAAGGTAGTAGCCGGTTCCAGCAAGACTCTGAAGATCGACATCACCAGCCGTGACTCCCTGGTTGCGGACATCGTTGAAGAGGAAGGCGACGGTTCCGGCGGCAGCACTGGCTTCATCAGCATGCTGTCCCTGTTCGGTCTGGCCGCTCTGCGCCGCCGTCTTCGCAAATAA
- the ushA gene encoding bifunctional UDP-sugar hydrolase/5'-nucleotidase UshA: MNRSLRPSTLLLTGSAIALALALSGCGKKKVEEAPKVTASAACIAAGDDCKRFTLLHTNDHHGRFWHSKRGEYGMAARKTVIDEIRKEVADYGGQVLLLSGGDINTGVPESDLQDAEPDFIGMNHLGYDAMAVGNHEFDNPTTVVDKQRDWSKFPWLSANIYRQVDGEWQLYFEPYKLFEVQGLKLAVVGLTTEQTAEIGNPEYVQDLKFTSPQAEMKKVLAQLEEQHHPDLVFGLTHMGHYENGDHGSNAPGDVALAQSLEPGQVQAIIGGHSQLPVCMEGETGEYVEDYGRDEACKPDRKNGTWIMQAYEWGKYVGRADFEYYGGELHLANYQLVPVNTETKFGSMYPFQMLTPRDPETLELLRPYQNKGQLKLKEKIGVAEEDFIGKRRVVRYQATPLGIMIAHAQTQLPVPADFGIMNSGGIRTTIEKGPIRYRDVLKVQPFANSVTVTEMNGTELKKYLSKVATKTRGSGGFPHFSGIKMTVDCVAKEVDIKSIGGRPFNLADTYRFTLPSYNASGGNKYPKLKQARNTGFVDADMLYQFIKEQGNLNPMDYNRAKDVKYTNSRSPYGCGG; encoded by the coding sequence ATGAATCGTTCACTCCGTCCTTCTACCCTGCTTCTCACCGGCTCAGCCATCGCTCTTGCGTTAGCGCTTAGCGGCTGTGGTAAGAAGAAGGTGGAAGAGGCTCCTAAGGTGACCGCATCAGCCGCCTGCATAGCCGCCGGTGATGACTGTAAGCGCTTCACCCTGCTCCATACCAATGACCACCACGGCCGTTTCTGGCACAGCAAACGAGGTGAATACGGTATGGCGGCTCGGAAAACCGTCATCGACGAGATCCGTAAAGAGGTCGCCGATTACGGCGGGCAGGTACTGCTGCTCTCCGGTGGCGACATCAACACTGGTGTACCTGAGTCCGATCTCCAGGATGCTGAGCCCGACTTTATCGGCATGAACCATCTCGGTTATGACGCCATGGCCGTGGGTAACCATGAGTTCGACAACCCGACGACCGTTGTAGACAAACAGCGAGACTGGTCCAAGTTCCCCTGGTTGTCGGCCAACATCTATCGCCAGGTTGACGGTGAGTGGCAGCTCTACTTCGAGCCCTACAAGCTGTTTGAGGTCCAGGGCCTGAAACTGGCAGTTGTGGGCCTGACCACAGAGCAGACCGCCGAAATTGGCAACCCTGAGTATGTACAGGACCTGAAATTCACCTCTCCCCAGGCAGAGATGAAGAAAGTCCTGGCACAGCTCGAAGAGCAGCACCATCCAGATCTGGTGTTCGGCCTCACTCACATGGGTCACTATGAAAATGGCGACCACGGCAGTAACGCGCCGGGTGATGTTGCTCTGGCTCAAAGCCTTGAACCCGGCCAGGTTCAAGCGATCATTGGTGGTCACTCCCAACTGCCTGTGTGCATGGAGGGGGAGACCGGTGAGTACGTTGAAGACTATGGTCGCGATGAAGCGTGCAAACCCGATCGCAAAAATGGCACCTGGATCATGCAGGCCTATGAGTGGGGTAAATACGTAGGCCGAGCCGATTTCGAATACTATGGTGGTGAACTTCACCTGGCAAACTACCAGTTGGTTCCGGTCAACACCGAAACCAAGTTCGGCTCCATGTATCCGTTTCAGATGCTGACCCCCAGAGACCCCGAAACTCTCGAGCTGCTGCGCCCTTATCAAAATAAAGGCCAGTTGAAGCTGAAGGAGAAGATCGGTGTCGCCGAGGAGGACTTCATTGGCAAGCGCAGAGTCGTGCGTTATCAGGCAACCCCTCTGGGGATCATGATAGCCCACGCCCAGACTCAGCTTCCGGTGCCGGCCGACTTTGGCATCATGAACTCTGGCGGCATTCGTACCACCATCGAAAAAGGCCCCATCCGCTATCGCGATGTGCTGAAGGTACAGCCGTTTGCCAACAGCGTGACTGTGACCGAGATGAACGGTACTGAGCTAAAGAAGTATCTGTCCAAGGTAGCTACCAAGACACGAGGCTCCGGCGGCTTCCCCCACTTCAGCGGCATTAAGATGACCGTTGACTGTGTCGCCAAAGAGGTGGATATCAAGTCTATTGGTGGCCGGCCTTTCAACCTGGCTGACACCTACAGGTTTACCCTCCCCAGCTACAACGCGTCGGGCGGTAACAAGTATCCCAAGCTCAAACAAGCCCGCAACACCGGCTTTGTCGATGCTGACATGCTTTATCAGTTCATCAAGGAGCAGGGCAACCTGAACCCGATGGACTACAACAGGGCGAAAGATGTTAAGTACACCAACTCCAGAAGCCCATACGGCTGCGGTGGTTAA
- a CDS encoding endonuclease, with product MTIKLNAVAAATALVLGTLSTAANANLLITEYIEGSSNNKALEISNVGSSAINLNDADYKVRRYNNGGTDAGATETLTGVLAAGESIVFHNGSATDDFKKGTESTITYFNGDDTLVLTKDDVVIDRFGKLGEDPGSAWTDPNNAEFSSANKTLRRKASVTVGDTDATATFPSPGDQWAVFDTDTSDGLGCPGEGACSSEATPGVLLITEYVEGSSSNKAVEISNVGGTALDLDANVYKLTLFGNGSTDPGNTETLTGILEPGKSIVFHNASAADEFKVGTESTVTYFNGDDALVLTKDDVVIDRFGKRGEDPGSAWTDANDSNFSTANKTLRRKASVTAGDTVAEADFPGTDNQWLVFDQDTSDGLGCAGETACGSEPVDPEPTDPCTGCETLTPVADPKTFNADEYYSNALNGEFKTPEELKNALSTIIATGHKQLSYKQVWTALTYADQDPSNDKNVIEIYTGASISKHDNQTSGSGTGKWNREHVWAKSHGFPSESQWGYTDAHHLRPADPGINTKRSNNDFGECSDSGTEVDFNGQGTGNYLDTTIDCWEPRDEVKGDVARMIMYMDTRYQGTDTATTGMPDLVAVDRLTTSDEDDQPLIGTLCTLYAWNTADPVDAYEQNRNDEVYKYQGNRNPFIDRPELVKEVYGAACGDGTPALVVEGEITSPESVTEGSAYTLDASAITAGEGKTLTFKWEQVTGEEKTVVGNEAVLSLTAPEVKADTTLKFVLTISDGTLETSEEVNLPVTNVPLTLDITFDGNTKLTEGDSTSITATVADAPEGLTYSWKQVSGATAEFTANGLKLDVTSPQVDINQALVFELTASNDDESYKTTVSIDVQNTEESGWREPDGAGSFGGLMTLLLPLMWLRRRKS from the coding sequence ATGACGATTAAATTGAACGCAGTTGCTGCGGCCACTGCTTTGGTTCTGGGCACCCTGTCCACAGCCGCAAACGCGAATCTGCTGATCACCGAGTACATCGAAGGCAGCAGCAACAACAAAGCACTGGAAATCTCCAACGTAGGCAGCAGCGCCATCAATCTGAATGACGCGGACTACAAGGTACGTCGCTATAACAATGGCGGTACCGACGCTGGCGCCACTGAAACTCTGACCGGAGTTCTGGCTGCGGGTGAGAGCATTGTTTTCCATAACGGCAGCGCCACTGATGACTTTAAGAAGGGCACCGAGTCCACCATTACCTACTTTAACGGTGATGACACTCTGGTACTGACCAAAGATGACGTGGTAATTGACCGCTTTGGCAAACTGGGGGAAGATCCTGGCTCTGCCTGGACCGACCCTAACAATGCCGAGTTTTCCTCTGCCAACAAGACCCTGCGCCGTAAGGCCAGTGTGACTGTCGGCGACACTGACGCTACTGCCACCTTCCCTAGCCCAGGTGACCAGTGGGCAGTATTTGACACCGACACCTCTGATGGCCTTGGCTGTCCAGGTGAAGGTGCATGTAGCTCTGAAGCCACCCCTGGTGTATTGCTGATCACCGAGTACGTTGAAGGCAGCAGCAGCAACAAAGCCGTTGAGATCTCTAACGTGGGTGGCACCGCCCTCGACCTGGATGCCAACGTCTACAAGCTGACTCTGTTTGGCAACGGCAGCACCGATCCCGGCAACACCGAAACTCTGACCGGCATCCTGGAGCCAGGCAAGAGCATTGTATTCCACAATGCCAGCGCAGCCGATGAGTTCAAAGTAGGTACTGAATCAACTGTAACCTACTTCAACGGTGACGACGCCCTGGTCCTGACCAAAGACGACGTGGTAATCGATCGCTTCGGGAAACGTGGTGAAGACCCAGGTTCCGCCTGGACTGATGCAAATGACTCCAACTTCTCCACCGCTAACAAAACTCTGCGCCGTAAGGCCAGCGTAACTGCGGGCGATACTGTCGCCGAAGCTGATTTCCCCGGCACCGACAACCAGTGGCTGGTCTTCGATCAGGATACTTCCGATGGCCTGGGCTGTGCCGGCGAAACCGCTTGTGGCTCCGAGCCCGTAGATCCAGAGCCAACAGATCCATGCACTGGCTGTGAAACTCTGACTCCGGTTGCCGATCCTAAGACTTTCAACGCCGACGAGTACTACTCCAACGCGCTGAATGGCGAGTTTAAGACTCCTGAAGAGCTTAAAAACGCCCTGTCCACCATCATTGCAACCGGCCATAAGCAGCTGAGCTACAAGCAGGTTTGGACTGCACTGACCTACGCGGATCAGGATCCCAGCAACGACAAGAACGTTATTGAGATCTATACCGGCGCCTCCATCTCCAAGCACGACAACCAGACCAGTGGCAGTGGCACTGGCAAGTGGAATCGCGAACACGTTTGGGCCAAGAGCCACGGCTTCCCCAGCGAGTCTCAGTGGGGTTACACCGATGCTCACCACCTGCGCCCTGCGGATCCTGGCATCAACACCAAGCGCAGCAACAACGACTTCGGTGAGTGCAGCGATTCCGGCACAGAAGTCGACTTCAATGGTCAAGGTACAGGCAACTACCTGGATACCACCATCGACTGCTGGGAACCTCGCGACGAGGTGAAAGGTGATGTGGCCCGAATGATCATGTATATGGATACCCGTTACCAAGGGACCGATACTGCCACTACCGGCATGCCTGACCTTGTGGCTGTAGATCGTCTGACCACATCAGACGAGGACGATCAGCCGCTGATCGGTACACTTTGCACTCTGTACGCATGGAACACTGCCGATCCAGTTGATGCCTACGAGCAGAACCGCAACGACGAGGTCTACAAGTATCAAGGCAACCGTAACCCCTTCATCGACCGTCCTGAGTTGGTGAAAGAGGTATACGGCGCGGCCTGTGGCGACGGCACTCCTGCTCTGGTGGTAGAGGGTGAAATCACCTCTCCTGAGAGCGTGACTGAAGGTTCTGCCTACACCCTGGATGCCTCTGCCATCACTGCAGGTGAAGGCAAGACCCTGACCTTCAAGTGGGAGCAGGTTACCGGCGAAGAGAAGACCGTGGTTGGTAACGAGGCGGTACTGTCTCTGACCGCACCTGAGGTTAAGGCTGACACCACTCTGAAGTTCGTTCTGACCATCAGCGACGGGACTCTGGAAACGTCCGAAGAAGTTAACCTGCCAGTGACCAACGTACCTCTGACTCTGGACATCACCTTCGACGGCAACACCAAGCTGACCGAAGGTGACAGCACCAGCATCACTGCCACTGTAGCCGACGCTCCTGAGGGCCTGACCTACAGCTGGAAGCAGGTGTCCGGTGCCACTGCCGAGTTCACTGCCAACGGCCTGAAGCTTGACGTTACCTCTCCTCAGGTAGACATCAACCAGGCTCTGGTGTTCGAGCTGACTGCCAGCAACGACGATGAAAGCTACAAGACCACTGTTAGCATCGACGTTCAGAACACCGAAGAATCTGGCTGGAGAGAGCCCGATGGCGCCGGTAGCTTCGGCGGTCTGATGACCCTGCTGCTGCCCCTGATGTGGCTGCGTCGTCGCAAGTCCTAA
- the rbsK gene encoding ribokinase, producing the protein MAKLTVLGSINVDHLLQVTEFPRPGQTLEADNYQTVPGGKGANQAVAAARLGAQVSMVGCIGEDAIGEQMKLGFAQDGMDTSSIDRVSGEATGMAMIYVNAQGENNIGIWPGANGALSVERVRSHQKAVEGADLLLIQLETPIDSLVEAARLAKAAGTKVVLNPAPAKPLPDALLTNVDIITPNETEAEQLTGIAVVSDESAAEAAHCLHDKFGIEMVIITLGKRGVWLSHQGRQQLVPGYKVDAVDTTAAGDTFNGGFVTALLEGQSVDEALQFGQAAAALSVTRLGAQSSIPSREETLALMAQQG; encoded by the coding sequence ATGGCGAAGCTCACCGTTCTGGGTAGCATCAATGTGGATCACCTGTTGCAGGTGACCGAGTTCCCCCGGCCTGGTCAGACCTTAGAGGCAGACAACTATCAGACTGTGCCAGGGGGTAAGGGGGCCAACCAGGCGGTTGCCGCTGCTCGACTGGGTGCCCAGGTGAGTATGGTGGGGTGCATCGGAGAGGACGCCATCGGTGAACAGATGAAGCTGGGGTTTGCTCAAGATGGTATGGACACCTCATCGATAGACAGGGTGTCTGGTGAAGCCACCGGCATGGCGATGATCTATGTGAATGCTCAGGGCGAGAACAACATCGGCATCTGGCCGGGGGCCAATGGAGCCCTGTCCGTGGAACGGGTTCGGTCTCATCAAAAGGCCGTGGAGGGCGCCGACCTGCTGCTGATTCAACTGGAGACTCCTATAGACAGCCTGGTCGAAGCGGCTCGTCTTGCCAAGGCCGCAGGGACCAAGGTGGTGCTCAACCCGGCCCCAGCCAAACCGCTGCCGGACGCGCTGCTGACCAATGTAGACATCATCACACCCAATGAGACCGAGGCGGAGCAGCTCACCGGTATTGCGGTGGTCAGCGACGAGTCTGCGGCCGAGGCGGCCCATTGCCTCCACGACAAGTTTGGCATCGAGATGGTGATCATCACCCTGGGTAAACGGGGGGTGTGGCTCAGCCATCAGGGGCGCCAACAGCTGGTGCCCGGATACAAGGTGGATGCTGTGGATACCACGGCGGCGGGGGATACCTTCAACGGCGGCTTTGTGACTGCGCTGCTTGAGGGGCAGTCTGTGGATGAGGCGCTTCAGTTTGGTCAGGCGGCAGCGGCCCTGTCGGTCACCCGCTTGGGCGCTCAAAGCTCCATTCCCTCCAGAGAGGAGACTCTGGCGTTGATGGCGCAACAGGGGTAA
- the gmhB gene encoding D-glycero-beta-D-manno-heptose 1,7-bisphosphate 7-phosphatase: MPVRKAVFLDRDGVINLDHGYVHKIDEFEFVPGSLEACARLYKAGYQLVVVTNQSGIARGYYTEEQFHTLSQWMSERFAEAGAPLLGVYFCPHHPEKGLPQYIGECQCRKPNPGMLLQAAQEHDLDVASSVMVGDKPGDVEAGRNAGVATCIQVRSGKPVDGASGADWIADDLAGAAQWLLGKK; this comes from the coding sequence ATGCCTGTGCGTAAAGCAGTGTTTTTGGATAGGGACGGCGTGATCAACCTGGATCACGGCTATGTCCATAAGATCGATGAGTTTGAGTTTGTTCCTGGCTCACTGGAGGCCTGCGCCCGCCTGTATAAGGCAGGTTATCAGCTGGTGGTGGTAACCAATCAATCGGGCATCGCCCGAGGCTATTACACAGAGGAGCAGTTCCATACTCTGAGTCAGTGGATGAGCGAGCGTTTTGCCGAGGCGGGGGCGCCCCTGCTGGGCGTGTACTTCTGTCCTCATCATCCCGAGAAGGGGCTGCCTCAATACATAGGAGAGTGCCAGTGCCGCAAGCCCAACCCCGGCATGCTGCTGCAGGCGGCGCAGGAGCATGACCTGGATGTCGCTTCTTCTGTGATGGTGGGTGATAAGCCAGGAGATGTCGAAGCGGGCCGAAATGCCGGCGTGGCCACCTGTATCCAGGTGCGCAGTGGCAAACCGGTGGATGGCGCCAGTGGTGCCGACTGGATTGCCGATGACCTGGCCGGTGCTGCACAGTGGCTGTTGGGCAAAAAATAA